One Williamwhitmania sp. DNA window includes the following coding sequences:
- a CDS encoding UpxY family transcription antiterminator — MENAPTTIKRKEEPRWYALYTKSRNEKKVAARLSDRGYECYLPLQKTMRKWSDRKKLVEVPLINSYVFVRMVLSQRFEVLQDPGAVFFINFERLPAPVADKDIEYLKRIIGEGFEVEVVQEAIEVGQKVKVVIGQLMGMEGELVEHRGGQKVLVRIENIPFSLMVSVPLEFIEKVK, encoded by the coding sequence ATGGAAAACGCCCCAACCACCATCAAGAGGAAGGAAGAGCCGCGCTGGTATGCCCTTTATACCAAGTCACGCAACGAGAAGAAGGTAGCCGCACGGCTGTCCGACAGAGGATATGAATGCTACTTGCCCCTACAAAAAACGATGCGGAAGTGGAGCGATCGTAAGAAGCTGGTGGAGGTGCCACTCATAAACTCTTACGTGTTTGTTAGAATGGTGCTGTCGCAGCGGTTTGAGGTGCTGCAGGATCCTGGTGCGGTTTTTTTTATAAACTTCGAGAGACTTCCTGCTCCCGTTGCCGATAAGGACATTGAATATCTAAAGCGCATTATTGGAGAGGGTTTTGAGGTGGAGGTCGTTCAGGAAGCCATAGAGGTGGGGCAGAAGGTTAAGGTGGTGATAGGCCAGCTCATGGGCATGGAGGGAGAGTTGGTTGAGCATCGTGGAGGTCAAAAAGTGCTCGTGCGCATCGAGAATATCCCGTTTAGCCTTATGGTCTCTGTGCCGCTGGAGTTTATTGAGAAGGTGAAGTAG
- a CDS encoding polysaccharide biosynthesis/export family protein yields MRQLRPIIILLAFVALLSSCNKRNQLLYMKNAGVEVIPSVKQPDLYKIHPNDVLYVQVITQDPQISALFNNKGNGAGPTTNMYSNEASYYLYGYAVSDSGSVRLPVLGVIHVAGFTVAQATNIIQARADEFLKDGLVIVRLLSYKVTVLGEVRRPGVYTNFNDKLTIFEALALAGDFTDYGKRDNVMVVRPGPDGNKTFRLDLNDKNIMSNEAYYLLPNDVVVVEPRKGKMWQLNAGTYSFALSTISTLILLLSYMSKAL; encoded by the coding sequence GTGAGACAATTACGTCCTATCATTATACTGCTGGCATTCGTGGCTTTGCTTTCTTCGTGCAATAAGCGCAACCAGCTGCTTTACATGAAAAATGCTGGAGTGGAGGTGATACCCTCTGTAAAGCAGCCCGACCTATACAAAATTCACCCCAACGATGTGCTGTATGTGCAGGTGATCACCCAAGATCCTCAGATTAGTGCGCTGTTCAATAACAAGGGCAATGGGGCTGGACCAACAACCAATATGTACTCCAACGAAGCCAGTTACTACCTATATGGCTATGCGGTTTCTGATAGCGGAAGTGTAAGGCTACCAGTTCTAGGAGTTATTCATGTTGCCGGCTTCACTGTGGCGCAGGCCACCAACATTATTCAAGCTCGTGCCGATGAGTTCTTAAAGGATGGGCTGGTGATTGTTCGGCTGCTCAGCTATAAGGTTACCGTTTTGGGCGAGGTGCGGCGCCCGGGCGTTTATACCAACTTCAACGACAAGCTCACCATTTTTGAGGCTTTGGCACTTGCCGGAGACTTTACCGACTATGGCAAGCGCGACAACGTGATGGTGGTGAGGCCTGGACCTGATGGAAATAAGACGTTCAGGCTAGACTTGAATGACAAAAATATTATGTCCAACGAAGCCTACTACCTGTTGCCCAACGATGTGGTGGTGGTGGAGCCTCGCAAAGGGAAAATGTGGCAGCTGAATGCGGGAACCTACTCCTTTGCTCTTTCTACTATTAGCACACTGATATTGCTGCTGAGCTATATGTCGAAAGCATTGTAG
- a CDS encoding polysaccharide biosynthesis tyrosine autokinase — translation MESIPSNDRPASMYGNAPEEEQLDIKHLIYRVLGNWYWFAISIFAFLFIAYLINRYSEQVYSVTSSVIVKDDDNSKGLTGAENLIQGLKLVRNTKSVQNEIGILQAYTLAYQTVSQLPDFNVTYVAVGRRSIKEQKLYKSSPFKVILDTSKANMANYPVYINILSKDKYQLEIDDGMGISQTMQFGQQFTNDAFSFKVVLRNPNDYTEDLVGRRYYFTINDLNSMAIAYQAKVTVTLNDKKGSILTLVSTGYVAEQEADYLNKLMEVYINRGLEEKNQIAENTVKFIDVQLADMTDTLQRAEQRLQDFRTNNKVIDLKQEGGALLDRIKALQNEKGMFELKGRYYAYLKKYLADRSELNNLVAPSAMGVDDPQLGMLLDEINKTYIERAELKASVKQGNPGLEQLNIRLENLRSSLAEKVNSLIATNIVARQDIEVRMGKVEAEVLKLPGNERLLIGFERDFDLIDKMYTYLQEKRAEAAIAKASNIPDNKVLDAALPQNATIIKPKKSMNYLIALFAGGVLPLAILLLIDFLNDKLLDLKEIARHTKAPVIGTMGHNRYPSNLPVIDKSKSTLAESFRGLRTNLQYLLREPGQKVIAVTSSLSGEGKTFMAINLAAIVAMTGKKVLLLGLDLRKPKLQKLLDMESTVGVSTFLIGRNTEEEIVSATSIPNLFFAPSGPIPPNPAELLGSERMTKLIAWARSNFDYIIVDTPPVAIVTDAFLIARFADANLFVVRYAYSSKEVIKLVDDIYTHREFKNLALVVNDFQPKRSYGYGYNYRYSYGYSYSYSYGYGYGYRDKSGYYSDEDEPKLTWKDRIRQWF, via the coding sequence ATGGAAAGCATACCAAGTAACGATAGGCCAGCTTCAATGTATGGGAACGCGCCTGAGGAGGAGCAGCTCGATATTAAGCATCTGATATATCGAGTGTTGGGCAATTGGTATTGGTTTGCCATCTCCATATTTGCCTTTCTTTTTATTGCATATCTCATAAATCGCTATTCGGAGCAGGTGTATAGCGTAACCTCCAGCGTTATTGTGAAGGACGACGATAACTCGAAAGGACTTACTGGTGCTGAAAATCTTATTCAAGGTCTTAAGTTGGTGCGCAACACCAAGAGCGTGCAAAACGAAATTGGGATACTTCAAGCCTATACCCTTGCCTATCAAACCGTATCGCAGCTACCCGATTTCAACGTAACCTATGTTGCTGTGGGGAGACGAAGTATTAAGGAGCAGAAGCTTTACAAGAGTTCACCTTTTAAGGTTATACTGGATACTTCTAAGGCTAACATGGCCAACTACCCAGTTTACATCAATATACTTTCGAAAGATAAGTACCAGCTGGAGATAGATGATGGGATGGGTATTTCGCAGACCATGCAGTTTGGTCAGCAATTTACAAACGACGCCTTCAGCTTTAAGGTGGTGCTGCGCAACCCCAACGACTATACTGAGGACTTGGTAGGTAGGCGCTACTACTTCACCATTAACGACCTGAATTCTATGGCAATTGCCTATCAGGCCAAGGTTACCGTTACCCTCAACGACAAAAAGGGCTCCATTCTTACCTTGGTTAGCACGGGCTACGTAGCAGAGCAGGAGGCCGACTACCTCAATAAGCTCATGGAGGTTTATATTAACCGTGGGCTGGAGGAGAAGAACCAGATTGCTGAAAATACTGTAAAATTTATCGATGTGCAGCTGGCCGACATGACTGATACACTCCAGAGAGCTGAGCAGCGACTACAGGATTTCAGAACCAACAATAAGGTTATTGACCTAAAGCAGGAAGGGGGGGCTCTTTTAGATCGTATTAAGGCATTGCAGAACGAGAAGGGCATGTTTGAATTGAAGGGGCGCTACTATGCCTACCTCAAGAAATACCTTGCCGACCGCTCGGAACTAAATAATCTTGTGGCTCCTTCAGCCATGGGGGTTGACGACCCCCAGTTGGGCATGCTACTCGATGAGATAAACAAAACGTACATTGAGCGTGCGGAGCTGAAGGCTTCGGTAAAGCAGGGAAATCCTGGATTGGAGCAGCTCAATATTCGTCTCGAGAATTTACGCAGCAGTCTAGCCGAAAAGGTCAACAGTTTGATAGCTACCAACATTGTTGCTCGGCAAGATATTGAGGTCCGTATGGGCAAAGTGGAGGCCGAGGTTCTTAAACTTCCCGGCAATGAGCGGCTGCTGATTGGCTTTGAGCGCGACTTCGACCTAATTGATAAGATGTACACCTACCTGCAGGAGAAACGGGCAGAAGCGGCAATTGCTAAAGCATCTAACATTCCCGACAATAAGGTGCTCGATGCGGCATTACCTCAAAATGCCACCATCATCAAGCCCAAGAAGTCAATGAACTACCTCATTGCCCTGTTTGCGGGTGGAGTGCTTCCGTTAGCCATTCTGCTGCTGATTGATTTTCTTAACGACAAGCTGCTGGATTTGAAGGAAATTGCTCGGCATACCAAGGCTCCTGTGATAGGAACTATGGGCCATAACCGCTACCCCAGCAACCTGCCGGTGATAGATAAGTCCAAGTCCACCTTAGCCGAATCGTTCCGAGGGCTGAGGACCAATCTACAATACCTGCTAAGGGAACCGGGCCAGAAGGTTATAGCCGTTACCTCATCGCTTAGCGGGGAGGGAAAGACCTTTATGGCCATCAACTTGGCCGCCATTGTTGCCATGACGGGAAAAAAGGTGCTGCTGCTGGGGCTCGACCTTCGTAAACCCAAGCTGCAAAAGCTGCTGGATATGGAGAGCACCGTTGGTGTAAGTACTTTTCTTATTGGTAGAAACACCGAGGAGGAGATTGTTTCAGCTACCTCCATTCCCAACCTCTTTTTTGCCCCCAGTGGACCCATACCACCCAACCCGGCCGAGCTGCTAGGTTCCGAGCGCATGACCAAGCTGATTGCTTGGGCACGATCAAACTTCGACTACATAATTGTGGATACCCCTCCAGTTGCCATCGTAACCGATGCCTTTTTGATTGCTCGCTTTGCCGATGCCAACCTCTTTGTGGTTCGCTATGCCTACTCATCGAAGGAGGTAATTAAGCTGGTGGACGATATTTACACCCATCGGGAGTTTAAAAATTTGGCGTTAGTTGTAAACGATTTTCAACCTAAACGCAGCTATGGATATGGTTATAACTACCGCTACAGCTACGGTTACAGCTATAGCTATTCATATGGTTATGGCTACGGTTACCGCGACAAGAGCGGTTACTACTCCGATGAGGACGAGCCCAAGCTCACCTGGAAAGATCGCATTAGGCAGTGGTTTTAA
- a CDS encoding lipocalin family protein, whose amino-acid sequence MRTLAISLIILLTMISSCSNKVYEPLPVVDSVNIDRYLGRWYEIARLPNRFERGLTCVTATYSLRVDGKIEVLNAGRKLEDTQVESTAKGVAWIPNPNVPGKLKVRFFWPFSGKYWILALDKDYQWAMVGDDSRKYLWILSRTPTLDQSTIDQLLKQAQQQGFDAKKMEFIDQGCFKN is encoded by the coding sequence ATGAGAACGTTAGCCATTTCACTAATTATTCTTCTTACCATGATAAGTTCGTGCAGCAACAAGGTGTATGAACCACTTCCGGTGGTCGACAGCGTGAACATTGACCGTTATTTGGGCCGATGGTACGAAATTGCACGACTTCCTAACCGGTTTGAGCGGGGACTTACCTGTGTTACCGCAACCTATAGCTTAAGAGTCGACGGAAAAATTGAGGTTTTAAATGCCGGTCGGAAGCTGGAGGATACCCAGGTTGAGAGCACGGCAAAGGGGGTGGCTTGGATCCCAAACCCAAATGTCCCCGGCAAGCTTAAGGTTCGGTTCTTTTGGCCCTTCTCCGGAAAATACTGGATTCTGGCCTTGGATAAGGATTACCAGTGGGCAATGGTGGGCGATGATTCCCGAAAATACTTATGGATTCTCAGCCGAACCCCAACGTTGGACCAATCAACTATCGATCAGCTGCTCAAGCAGGCTCAGCAACAGGGGTTCGATGCAAAAAAGATGGAGTTTATTGACCAAGGCTGTTTCAAAAACTAG